In Lycium ferocissimum isolate CSIRO_LF1 chromosome 11, AGI_CSIRO_Lferr_CH_V1, whole genome shotgun sequence, a single genomic region encodes these proteins:
- the LOC132036786 gene encoding uncharacterized protein LOC132036786 isoform X2 — MNPNWELQNCCNRDQKFFIGTIAVFTVVILILWRTFLLTPFKLITVFLHEASHAIACKLTCGQVEGMQVHANEGGTTITRGGIYWLILPAGYLGSSFWGMVLILASTKLLTAKIAAGCFIAALLIVLFIAKNWTLRGLCIGFIIFIAVIWVLQELTTVRILRYVILFIGVMNSLFSVYDIYDDLISRRVNSSDAEKFAELCPCPCTGVGWGVIWGMISFIFLCGAMYLGLVILS; from the exons ATGAATCCAAATTGGGAGCTACAGAATTGTTGTAACCGTGACCAAAAGTTCTTTATTGGTACCATTGCTGTTTTTACTGTTGTCATTCTTATA TTATGGAGGACATTTCTCCTGACACCTTTCAAGCTCATTACTGTATTTCTTCATGAAGCAAGCCATGCAATCGCATGTAAGCTCACATGTGGTCAG GTGGAAGGAATGCAAGTTCATGCCAATGAGGGGGGAACAACAATAACACGCGGTGGCATTTATTGGTTGATCTTGCCAGCTGGAT ATCTTGGTTCGTCTTTTTGGGGGATGGTTCTCATACTTGCATCGACAAAACTTCTCACTGCAAAAATTGCTGCTGGTTGTTTCATTGCTGCTCTTCTCATTGTGCTCTTTATTGCCAAAAAT TGGACATTGCGAGGACTTTGCATCG GATTTATCATTTTCATTGCTGTAATATGGGTTCTGCAAGAACTAACGACAGTTCGCATTCTTCGATACGTAATTCTCTTCATCG GTGTTATGAACAGCTTGTTCTCAGTTTACG ATATATATGATGACTTAATTTCTAGAAGAGTGAACTCAAGTGATGCTGAGAAGTTTGCTGAACTTTGTCCCTGTCCTTGTACTGGTGTTGGTTGGGGAGTTATCTG GGGAATGATATCTTTTATATTTCTTTGTGGAGCGATGTACCTCGGACTTGTCATTCTCTCATGA
- the LOC132036786 gene encoding uncharacterized protein LOC132036786 isoform X1, which yields MNPNWELQNCCNRDQKFFIGTIAVFTVVILILWRTFLLTPFKLITVFLHEASHAIACKLTCGQVEGMQVHANEGGTTITRGGIYWLILPAGYLGSSFWGMVLILASTKLLTAKIAAGCFIAALLIVLFIAKNWTLRGLCIGFIIFIAVIWVLQELTTVRILRYVILFIGVMNSLFSVYDIYDDLISRRVNSSDAEKFAELCPCPCTGVGWGVIWGMISFIFLCGAMYLGLVILS from the exons atGAATCCAAATTGGGAGCTACAGAATTGTTGTAACCGTGACCAAAAGTTCTTTATTGGTACCATTGCTGTTTTTACTGTTGTCATTCTTATT TTATGGAGGACATTTCTCCTGACACCTTTCAAGCTCATTACTGTATTTCTTCATGAAGCAAGCCATGCAATCGCATGTAAGCTCACATGTGGTCAG GTGGAAGGAATGCAAGTTCATGCCAATGAGGGGGGAACAACAATAACACGCGGTGGCATTTATTGGTTGATCTTGCCAGCTGGAT ATCTTGGTTCGTCTTTTTGGGGGATGGTTCTCATACTTGCATCGACAAAACTTCTCACTGCAAAAATTGCTGCTGGTTGTTTCATTGCTGCTCTTCTCATTGTGCTCTTTATTGCCAAAAAT TGGACATTGCGAGGACTTTGCATCG GATTTATCATTTTCATTGCTGTAATATGGGTTCTGCAAGAACTAACGACAGTTCGCATTCTTCGATACGTAATTCTCTTCATCG GTGTTATGAACAGCTTGTTCTCAGTTTACG ATATATATGATGACTTAATTTCTAGAAGAGTGAACTCAAGTGATGCTGAGAAGTTTGCTGAACTTTGTCCCTGTCCTTGTACTGGTGTTGGTTGGGGAGTTATCTG GGGAATGATATCTTTTATATTTCTTTGTGGAGCGATGTACCTCGGACTTGTCATTCTCTCATGA